Proteins co-encoded in one Montipora capricornis isolate CH-2021 chromosome 12, ASM3666992v2, whole genome shotgun sequence genomic window:
- the LOC138027928 gene encoding uncharacterized protein codes for MKQNATLKMEMNTIYDEIRQQCSPLQYMLILRVMTDLRKKLYEDVMTSHTSKIARLINKEFDVDEHITNISSYRLSFFEKLVLCRGLKFSIAQPVPARDVKASFEKTYWRLEPTLPEDKKELAAATLRSIALNYIERRGPRPPKALQQAINQLRRREDIVITKPDKGSGVVVMDKTEYIRLLNDASIKDTTKFTPINTERPKTRGRPPKHYHPLLQKEKQLESVVRKILPKPIADTVCRKGSRLAHLYGLPKTHKQQLSMRPILSSTGTYNFALAKWLEEKLKPLSLNQHTICDIFSFAEEISETPLNPNDILVSYDVCALFTNVPLDETIEIIAEKAFKNNWFNETHGLNLTKTGLTELLRIATKDQLFQFDGQLYEQVDGVAMGSPLGPLMANVFLCSIEELLDRNNKLPSFYKRYVDDTLATMPNIQAATAFLSTLNECHPAIQFTMEIAENNKLPFLGIMIEKSGCHLTTSVYRKPTDTGLLLHYQSHVDQRYKRSLLNTMLNRAYRLSSTKESFTKECQHLKRMFTKLNYPVKLINSAIAGHTRFTIQSRHEIPTEADAATPKPVRITLPFKDQKSADTVRHQLKDLGRKIGTDLQPVFTSRKIEEKLKIQEEKPALINHQCVVYIFKCDSCDADYIGYTTRHLHQRIEEHKASVIGKHLKEAHGVAFTNLAEMFSVLKKCRGKMDCLIHEMLFIRERKPKLNTQSDSIRAKVFI; via the coding sequence ATGAAACAGAATGCTACGTTGAAGATGGAAATGAACACCATCTATGACGAAATCCGCCAACAATGTTCACCGCTACAGTACATGCTTATCTTACGTGTTATGACAGATCTTCGAAAGAAACTCTACGAAGACGTAATGACCAGCCACACGAGCAAGATTGCGAGGTTAATCAACAAGGAATTTGACGTTGACGAACACATTACAAACATCTCATCGTACCGACTGTCATTCTTTGAAAAGTTAGTTCTCTGCCGTGGTTTGAAATTCTCCATCGCTCAACCTGTGCCAGCTCGTGATGTAAAAGCCAGCTTTGAAAAAACTTACTGGCGACTTGAACCCACATTACCAGAGGACAAAAAAGAATTAGCCGCCGCGACTCTTCGCTCGATTGCCCTGAATTATATTGAAAGGAGAGGCCCAAGACCACCCAAAGCACTGCAACAAGCCATAAATCAGCTTAGACGAAGGGAAGACATTGTCATTACAAAACCCGACAAAGGATCTGGCGTAGTAGTAATGGACAAGACAGAGTACATCCGCCTACTAAATGATGCTTCCATCAAAGACACAACGAAGTTCACCCCCATCAACACAGAAAGACCAAAAACACGCGGCCGGCCTCCTAAACACTACCATCCCTtactacaaaaagaaaaacagctcgAGTCCGTCGTCAGAAAAATCTTGCCAAAGCCGATTGCTGACACAGTTTGTCGTAAAGGTTCCCGTCTTGCTCACCTTTATGGTCTTCCAAAGACTCACAAACAGCAACTATCAATGCGACCGATACTATCATCGACTGGGACCTACAACTTCGCCCTGGCCAAGTGGCTTGAAGAGAAGCTTAAGCCCCTTTCATTAAACCAGCACACTATCTGCGATATCTTCTCCTTCGCCGAAGAGATAAGCGAAACACCACTCAACCCGAATGACATTCTTGTGTCCTATGACGTATGTGCTTTATTTACCAACGTGCCACTCGACGAGACTATTGAGATCATCGCTGAGAAAGCCTTTAAAAACAACTGGTTTAATGAAACGCATGGTCTCAACCTCACAAAGACAGGCCTTACCGAACTTTTAAGAATAGCAACCAAAGATCAGCTATTTCAGTTCGACGGTCAACTTTATGAGCAGGTGGACGGTGTGGCCATGGGCTCGCCCCTGGGACCCCTTATGGCAAACGTTTTCCTGTGCTCCATTGAAGAACTACTGGATCGCAACAACAAGTTACCAAGTTTCTATAAAAGGTACGTCGACGACACATTAGCCACGATGCCGAATATTCAAGCCGCAACAGCCTTCCTTTCAACATTGAACGAATGCCATCCTGCTATACAGTTCACAATGGAAATTGCTGAAAACAACAAGCTTCCATTCCTCGGTATCATGATCGAGAAAAGCGGTTGCCACCTGACAACAAGCGTATATCGTAAACCAACTGATACAGGACTGCTCTTACATTACCAGAGCCATGTCGATCAGCGTTACAAAAGATCTCTGCTGAATACAATGCTGAACCGAGCTTACCGCCTGTCATCAACGAAAGAATCTTTTACGAAGGAATGCCAACATCTCAAGCGGATGTTTACCAAGCTTAATTACCCAGTGAAACTCATCAACTCAGCTATCGCCGGGCACACGAGGTTTACGATCCAAAGCCGTCATGAAATCCCAACTGAAGCTGACGCGGCTACACCAAAACCTGTCAGAATAACTttgccatttaaagaccaaaaaTCGGCCGACACAGTAAGACATCAGCTGAAAGATCTTGGCCGGAAAATCGGAACTGACCTACAACCAGTTTTCACGAGTCGTAAGATCGAGGAAAAGCTCAAGATACAAGAAGAGAAGCCCGCTTTAATTAACCACCAATGcgttgtttacattttcaaatGTGATTCGTGCGATGCGGATTATATCGGTTATACCACACGCCATCTTCATCAACGCATAGAAGAACATAAAGCCTCTGTCATTGGCAAGCATCTGAAAGAAGCCCACGGCGTAGCGTTCACTAACCTAGCGGAAATGTTTTCTGTTCTCAAGAAATGCCGCGGGAAAATGGACTGCCTAATTCACGAAATGTTATTCATTCGCGAACGAAAACCAAAGCTAAACACGCAGTCTGACTCAATACGTGcaaaagtatttatttaa